The following are encoded in a window of Aythya fuligula isolate bAytFul2 chromosome 26, bAytFul2.pri, whole genome shotgun sequence genomic DNA:
- the LOC116499261 gene encoding zinc finger protein RFP-like produces the protein MGVSRRHGGEVPQLSGSHSREAPLPPRAPLAVPKAKEPQSQAGSRTLGPAAMAGSSEAAAELQEEATCAICLDLFHSPVMLDCGHNFCQACIGLCWARSAGAPSCPQCRQTLPSRSLRPNRQLGNIAAGLRRLGRTAEPHQEQNQSELESLRRERGELEEQLKKERCTCQGYLDKVKAERQKIASEFKQLHQYLEEQECLLMARLGELERQIEMRVKENADKLSKRIFQLDGLIREKEESQLSGCEFPQDTGDILGRCEKGKFQQKEWTSHNLEKAAGVCSEKPPELEETARKLQDASTTALREEGEESQGLYTKVNVTLDPDTAQSRLILSEDRKSVMQGATQQHRPDNPKRFDPWPCVLGCEGFDSGRPCWEVEVGRGSCWAVGVALESVRRKGPIDMNPVGGIWAVGQYKEKFQALTSPTPTPFLPSMVPRRVRVCLNHAEGRVTFINADNEATIFTFLQATFSGKRIYPWFWVGKGSQLKL, from the exons ATGGGAGTGTCCCGAAGGCACGGGGGGGAGGTCCCACAGCTGTCGGGATCTCACAGCCGTGAGGCACCGCTGCCACCCCGGGCTCCCCTCGCGGTTCCGAAAGCGAAAGAGCCCCAGAGCCAAGCCGGGAGCCGCACCCTGGGCCCCGCGGCCATGGCAGGCAGCAGCGAGGCGGCAgcggagctgcaggaggaggcgACCTGCGCCATCTGCTTGGATCTGTTCCACAGCCCGGTGATGCTGGACTGCGGCCACAACTTCTGCCAGGCCTGCATCGGCCTGTGCTGGGCGAGATCCGCTGGGGCTCCCTCTTGCCCCCAGTGCCGCCAGACCCTGCCCAGCCGCAGCCTGAGGCCCAACCGGCAGCTGGGCAACATCGCGGCCGGGCTCAGGCGGCTCGGCCGGACCGCAGAGCCCCACCAG GAGCAAAACCAGTCTGAGCTAGAGAGCctcaggagagagagaggagagctgGAGGAACAGCTAAAGAAGGAGCGATGTACCTGCCAGGGCTATCTG GATAAAGTaaaagcagagaggcagaagatTGCGTCTGAATTCAAGCAGCTGCACCAATACCTGGAGGAACAAGAGTGCCTGCTGATGGCTCGGTTGGGAGAGCTGGAGAGGCAGATTGAAATGAGAGTGAAGGAAAATGCTGATAAATTGTCCAAGAGGATTTTTCAGCTGGATGGCCTGatcagggagaaggaggagtcTCAGCTCTCAGGATGTGAGTTCCCACAG GATACTGGTGACATTCTGGGCAG GTGTGAGAAGGGAAAATTCCAGCAAAAGGAGTGGACGAGCCACAATCTGGAAAAGGCAGCTGGTGTCTGCTCAGAAAAACCTCCTGAACTAGAAGAGACAGCAAGAAAACTCCAAG ATGCTTCAACAACTGCTctgagggaggaaggggaagagtcACAGGGCCTGTACACAAAAG TGAACGTGACTCTGGATCCAGACACAGCTCAGTCACGGCTCATCTTATCAGAAGATCGGAAGAGTGTGATGCAGGGAGCCACGCAGCAACACCGGCCTGACAACCCGAAGCGGTTTGACCCATGGCCATGCGTGCTGGGCTGTGAGGGATTCGACTCAGGGCGACCTTgctgggaggtggaggtgggCCGTGGgtcctgctgggctgtgggggtgGCCCTGGAGTctgtgaggaggaaggggccGATTGACATGAACCCCGTGGGGGGGATCTGGGCAGTGGGGCAGTACAAGGAGAAGTTCCAGGCTCTGACTTCCCCCACTCCCAcccctttcctccccagcaTGGTCCCCCGCAGGGTACGGGTCTGTCTGAACCATGCAGAGGGGCGGGTGACGTTTATCAATGCAGACAACGAGGCTACAATTTTCACTTTCCTGCAAGCCACGTTTTCAGGAAAGCGAATCTACCCCTGGTTCTGGGTGGGGAAGGGGTCCCAGCTCAAACTGTGA
- the LOC116499262 gene encoding butyrophilin subfamily 1 member A1-like, with translation MPHSSLVHHYCEQKSQDREQTPEYRGRTELLMHRIRQGCMDLRLSAVRPSDEGQYTCLVRRGISYREAQLDLKVTAMGSAPHISMENIQGGIRIVCRSSGWYPEPQVLWRDSSHQHIPSEAENRSRDARGLFEAQSTLLVMGNTPKDLSCVVRNTYLNEEKETAFRMSGASPGMVVPSVILTVFAVIGFIAYLLKIKGWKRFADKLGKASMTLDPDTAHPWLLLSEDGKGVRWGAEWQKRPEGPERFDTWCCVLGYEGFTSGQHTWEVTVDSAKSWGVGLARASLQRKGRIPLSPQEGLWAVVKLDKVFRALTSPKCTPLPLTCIPRRMRVSLDYEKGQVAFSNADTDVLIFTFLPASFKGERIHLWLWVWDKESWLRLSP, from the exons ATGCCGCACTCATCACTTGTGCATCACTACTGCGAGCAGAAGAGCCAGGACAGGGAGCAGACTCCAGAGTACCGAGGCAGGACAGAACTGCTGATGCACCGCATCCGCCAGGGCTGCATGGATTTGAGACTTTCTGCTGTCCGACCCTCTGATGAGGGGCAGTACACCTGCTTGGTTCGTCGTGGCATCAGCTACAGAGAAGCTCAGCTGGACCTGAAGGTGACAG CCATGGGGTCTGCTCCTCATATCTCCATGGAGAATATCCAAGGAGGCATCAGAATTGTGTGTCGATCATCTGGTTGGTACCCAGAGCCCCAGGTCCTGTGGAGAGATTCCAGCCATCAGCACATACCTTCAGAGGCTGAAAACCGATCCCGGGACGCAAGGGGCCTCTTTGAAGCACAGAGCACCCTCCTTGTCATGGGAAATACTCCAAAGGACTTGTCCTGTGTGGTGAGGAACACGTACCtcaatgaagaaaaggaaactgctTTTCGAATGTCAG GAGCTTCTCCAGGCATGGTTGTTCCAAGTGTGATCCTAACAGTGTTTGCTGTCATTGGCTTCATTGCTTATCTGCTGAAGATCAAAG ggTGGAAGAGATTTGCAGACAAACTAGGAAAAG CAAGCATGACTCTGGATCCAGACACCGCTCACCCCTGGCTGCTCCTCTCAGAGGATGGTAAAGGCGTGAGATGGGGAGCAGAGTGGCAAAAGCGGCCTGAAGGACCGGAGAGGTTTGATACGTGGTGTTGTGTGCTGGGCTACGAGGGCTTCACTTCTGGGCAGCACACCTGGGAGGTCACCGTGGACAGTGCAAAGAGCTGGGGCGTGGGACTTGCCAGGGCCTCTCTGCAGAGGAAGGGACGGATCCCACTCAGCCCCCAGGAGGGGCTCTGGGCTGTGGTGAAGCTGGACAAAGTTTTTCGGGCTCTGACGTCCCCTAAATGCACCCCACTGCCACTGACCTGCATCCCAAGAAGGATGCGCGTTTCTCTGGATTATGAAAAGGGTCAAGTAGCCTTTTCAAACGCTGATACGGATGTCCTCATCTTCACTTTCCTGCCAGCATCATTCAAGGGAGAGAGAATCCACCTTTGGCTCTGGGTATGGGATAAAGAATCCTGGCTCAGGCTGTCTCCCTGA